One window of the Triticum dicoccoides isolate Atlit2015 ecotype Zavitan chromosome 3B, WEW_v2.0, whole genome shotgun sequence genome contains the following:
- the LOC119280693 gene encoding uncharacterized protein LOC119280693, protein MCFEFSSCFGGGRKDDYGGERSNHGGCGGCRRGHGRRGDRGNDASYYGEADRKLAPAYDHQPAVDEAGRKAHHDGGRKADQASVVAGAGGHGYYAAYALDKAHETPKLPAWHNKVADDAGYAYNTSRLGHQAAPDHREHAAMDYHHYATSTTNLVRY, encoded by the coding sequence ATGTGCTTCGAGTTCAGCTCATGTTTCGGCGGCGGCAGAAAGGACGACTACGGCGGCGAGCGGTCCAACCATGGCGGCTGTGGCGGTTGTCGCCGCGGCCACGGCCGCAGAGGGGACCGTGGGAACGACGCCTCCTACTACGGCGAAGCCGACCGCAAGCTGGCGCCGGCCTACGACCACCAGCCGGCCGTCGACGAGGCGGGTCGCAAGGCCCACCATGATGGCGGGCGGAAAGCTGACCAGGCCTCAGTGGTCGCCGGCGCCGGTGGCCACGGCTATTACGCCGCCTACGCACTTGACAAGGCCCACGAGACGCCGAAGCTTCCTGCGTGGCACAACAAGGTAGCGGACGACGCCGGCTACGCTTACAACACGTCGCGCCTCGGCCACCAGGCTGCGCCTGATCATAGGGAGCACGCCGCCATGGATTACCACCACTACGCAACCAGTACTACCAATCTCGTACGGTACTAG